Within the Amycolatopsis sp. 195334CR genome, the region CCGCCCGCTCCGGGAAGCGCACTTCGCCGCCTTCCCGATCGATCTGCCGCTGCGCTGCATCACCGCCGGCTGCCCCGAAGGCGGCACCGTGCTCGACCCGTTCAGCGGCGCCGCCACCACCGGAATCGCCGCCCGGCAACTCGGCCGTTCCTACGTCGGTATCGACCTGAATCCTGAGTTTCACGAGATCGGATTGCGGCGGCTCGGCCTGGGCTCTACCAGCGGTAGGTCGGCAGGGTGACCGGCGGTGCGGCCGGGCCCACCCGATCGGGGGCCTCCGGGCCGAGCACTTCTCCGACTACTCTTCCGGGCCCGCTCGAAGTCGGCGCGGCCAAGGAAAACGGCAAGGAAGGAGGAACTGTGGACGATCCCACCAGCACCCAGGCTTCGGATCTGCCCACGGCGGTGCGGCAGCTCGCCGAAGCGGTCCACACCCTGGCCGTCGCCGCGCAGCGGGATCCGGACGCGTTGCTCACCGCGGAGCAGGTCGGCAAGTTGCTCGGCTTGTCACCGCGCACGTTGAAGGATCAGGCGGCGGCCCGGGTGTTTCCGCACCGCAGGTTCGGCAAGCACTACCGGTTCAGCCGCGACGACGTCGCCGAGATGGTGCGTCACGCCCGATGCGCATCCCGCATCCCCGACAACTGGAAGGAGAAGAAATGGCCTACGGCGAGCTGATAGTCAGGGAACCGCCGTTGTGGAGGTGCCGATTCAAACTGCCCAACGGCACCTGGGGCAGCAAATCAGGGTTTCCCACGAAAGAAGCAGCAGAAGATTGGGGTGACGAGCAGGAAGACCAGATCCGGCGCAGCGTGTGGAGGGACCCGCGCGAGGGGGAGAAGCCGTTCGACGTCTTCGCCGAGGAGTGGTTCGCCGCGGTGAAACCACGGCTGGAACCAACGACCGTGGTGAAGTACCGGTCCTACCTGGACAACCAGCTGCTACCGAAGTGGAAGGGGTGGCCGATGGTCGTGATCTACCACGACTACGCCGAGATCGAGAAGTGGCTGTCCAAGCTGGACGAGAACTACGCCGAATCCTCCGTGGCCTCATACTTCGCGCTGTTCTCCACCATCATGGGCGTCGCCGCTGACCGGGCGAAGATCATCCCCGGCAACCCCTGTCGAGGCGTGCGCGTCGGCTCCGGCGACTACGAGGAGGAACGGCTCGTAGTCGCCAGCCCAGTGCAGATCCTGCGGGCCGCGATGCGGCTCTACGAGCGCGGGCTCGGCCTCGGCGGGTTCACCCTCTGCCTGCTCGACGGCTACACCGGCGCCCGTTGGGGTGAGCTGGTCGGGCAGCAGCGCCACGAGTACGACTCGGAACGCCGTCGGATCCGGATCTGTGCGCCGCTCAAGGAGGTGAGCGGGAAAGTGTTCAAGGGCGGCAGCCTCGCCGCGCAATCCGGTGGAGCAACGTCACACCCCTCCCCCGCGCGGCCAGGACGTCGGCGCGGCAAGGGAAAGAAGGGCCGGACCAAGACACCAGCCGGGACCCGATGGGTGGATCTGCCGCCGAGTATCGCAGTGTTCTACGAGGAACTGATGGACAGCCACCCGCATCCGTTCGTGCTGTGCACGCCCGAGGGCAAACCGTGGCGGCGGTCGAACTTCCGCAACCGGCACTGGCGGCCCGTCTGGGATGGACTCGAGGATGGCGACCGGCAAGTTGTCCCGGCGATCTTGCCGGAGTTCACCTTCCATGAGGGACGTCACAGCCACGCCACCTGGCTCATCGAAGACAACATCCCCGAAGTCGTCCGACGAGCAAGGCTGGGGCAGAAGATGAAGGGCATAGCCCGCGTCTACGACCACATCACCCCGGAAATGGAACGGGCAGTCATCCAGGCACTCGAACGACGCTGGCTGAACGCACTCAACGCCCTCCGCCCGACCGAGCGGGCCAAGCTCGGCGAGTGGTTTCCCCACTTAAGGCAGACGAGGCCGGTAGGAGAGCTGGAATCGGCCCTGCGGACCGTCTCCATTTCGTCTCCATTGCGCAAGTAAAGCCCCGTCCCTCATGAGGAGGAACAGGGCCTTGACCTGCGAAAACAGATGGTGCGCGATACTGGGATTGAACCAGTGACCTCTTCCGTGTCAGGGAAGCGCTCTCCCGCTGAGCTAATCGCGCGAGGTGGAGACGGGATTCGAACCCGTGTACACGGCTTTGCAGGCCGTTGCCTCGCCTCTCGGCCACTCCACCGTGTCAGGCCCGAGTAGGCCTTCCGAGCGGACGACGGGACTCGAACCCGCGACCCTCACCTTGGCAAGGTGATGCGCTACCAGCTGCGCTACGTCCGCATTTCCCCCGCTTGCTCGGGGTTTCCCTCGCTCGCGGTGTGTGAAGAACTCTAGCCGATGCCCCCGCACCCGGTTACAGGGGGGTGGCCACAACGTTGCCCAGCGCCCTGAACAGGCGCGATCAGCTCAAATCATTCGGAATCAGGTGGGTCAGCGCGTCGTCGACGTCGACCCACAGGTGTTCGTTGCCGGGCAGCACCACGTCGTACGTGCGGTCGAGGAAGTCCGCCAGCTCCTGGGCCGACGCCTCGAACATGGCGTGCCCCGACGGCGAGTTCAGCTCGATCAGCACGGACTCGGGATCCTCCACCGACGGGCGGATCCGGACATCGCCGTCGCCGGCGTCGGCGAGCAGGCCGTCGGCGAGCAGGTCACGTGCGTACACCCACTCGACCCAACCGGCGCGGCCGGTCCGGAACGCGGCGACGACCGCGTACGGGTCGCGAGTGTCGTAGCGCAGCTCCACCTTGACGGGGACTGCGGGCGTCCGCGGGGCCAGCAGGTCGAAGACCGCGGTCGAGCGGAGCGTCACGTGATCGTTTCGCATCGTCCTACCCTTCACTCCTCTCCCGGTCCAGGTTGACCGAGTCGCGACGTTGAGACGTACCTGGGCGCCGTGTCGCTCGCGGTTTTGCCGAAGATCACCCGTACGGGGTCATCACGACGACCGCTCACTCCATCATCACCCCTGGCCTCCGGGCCGCCGCACGCGCCCTGGCTGATCTCCCACGGGTCCATACTGCTCGGTTTGATCCCGCCGCGATAGCGCTGTCGCGCGAATGTCGGAAGTCACCCGGCCGCCGCCACCCGCGCAGGGCCACCGCTACCACGTTGTTGTTCGCTCCGTGTCGGCCAGTGAGCGGAACGTGGCGATCCGGAACCACCCGTTTGGCCGGGCGGGGTTCCGGCTAACGGGACCCCGGTGCGCGGGCCCCCGCGGGGGGTGCGCTACTGTGTTCACACACCGCAAGCGGGGCGATTAGCTCAGCGGGAGAGCGCTTCGTTCACACCGAAGAGGTCACTGGTTCGATCCCAGTATCGCCCACCGCCCAGCTTAGCGAATCAACGGCCCGTCGGCGCAGTTCGTCGACGGGCCGTTGTGCTTTTCGCGACCAGGATCACCTGCCAGACCCCCGAATGTGGCCCGCGTCATGTCCATTCCCGACTGTCGTTGACTTATCGGAAGATATCTTCCTATAGTTGCCCCCATGCCACGCCGGAAGCCGGGGACCCTGCTGCCGCTCGAGAGCGAGATCCTCGAGGCCGCACTGGGCGCGCAACGCGACGGACACCACACCTTCCACGGGTTCGCGCTGGCCCAGACCATGCGCGAACAACGCGGCTCGTCCTCGCTGACGGGCCACGGGACGCTCTACAAAGCCCTCGGCAGGCTGGAGGAGTTCGGCCTGCTGACCTCCGAATGGGAGGACGCGGACGCCGCCGAGGGCCGTCCGCGCCGCCGGCTGTACGAACTCACCCAGCGGGGCGCCCAGGTGGCCGCGCGAGCCGCCGCCGAGCGGGCCGCCCAGCCCGTGACGCGCATCGCACCGGGGCTGGCGTGAACCCCGACCGCGTGGCCGCGCTGGTGGCCCGCTGGGTGCGGTTCTACACCCGCGACCTCCCGGCCCCGATCGCCGAGCGGCGGATCGGCGAGCTCGACGCCGATCTGCACGACCACCTCGCGCACGAACACGCCGGCCGGAAATCCAGCACCCGGATCGCGCTCGGCCTGCTGTCGCGGATGGTCCGTGGCCTGCCCGCAGACCTTTCCTGGCGGGGACAACACCTCCAGGACCGGTTCCCCACCCTGGAGGAAGCGATGAAGAAGCAGAAGAACGCCTACCGCTCGGCCGTCGGCGTCGCACTCGCGGCCGCGTTGATCCTGTTGTGGGGCATGGGCGCGGTCGGCCTCATCGGGACCGAAGGCGACAACGCCGACCTGATGTACTTCGGCGTGCTCGCGGTCGGTGCCGCCGGGGCGTTCGTCGCGCGGTTCCAGGCGGCGGGCATGGCTCGCGCGCT harbors:
- a CDS encoding helix-turn-helix domain-containing protein, which produces MDDPTSTQASDLPTAVRQLAEAVHTLAVAAQRDPDALLTAEQVGKLLGLSPRTLKDQAAARVFPHRRFGKHYRFSRDDVAEMVRHARCASRIPDNWKEKKWPTAS
- a CDS encoding tyrosine-type recombinase/integrase family protein; translation: MAYGELIVREPPLWRCRFKLPNGTWGSKSGFPTKEAAEDWGDEQEDQIRRSVWRDPREGEKPFDVFAEEWFAAVKPRLEPTTVVKYRSYLDNQLLPKWKGWPMVVIYHDYAEIEKWLSKLDENYAESSVASYFALFSTIMGVAADRAKIIPGNPCRGVRVGSGDYEEERLVVASPVQILRAAMRLYERGLGLGGFTLCLLDGYTGARWGELVGQQRHEYDSERRRIRICAPLKEVSGKVFKGGSLAAQSGGATSHPSPARPGRRRGKGKKGRTKTPAGTRWVDLPPSIAVFYEELMDSHPHPFVLCTPEGKPWRRSNFRNRHWRPVWDGLEDGDRQVVPAILPEFTFHEGRHSHATWLIEDNIPEVVRRARLGQKMKGIARVYDHITPEMERAVIQALERRWLNALNALRPTERAKLGEWFPHLRQTRPVGELESALRTVSISSPLRK
- a CDS encoding SsgA family sporulation/cell division regulator, giving the protein MRNDHVTLRSTAVFDLLAPRTPAVPVKVELRYDTRDPYAVVAAFRTGRAGWVEWVYARDLLADGLLADAGDGDVRIRPSVEDPESVLIELNSPSGHAMFEASAQELADFLDRTYDVVLPGNEHLWVDVDDALTHLIPNDLS
- a CDS encoding PadR family transcriptional regulator; amino-acid sequence: MPRRKPGTLLPLESEILEAALGAQRDGHHTFHGFALAQTMREQRGSSSLTGHGTLYKALGRLEEFGLLTSEWEDADAAEGRPRRRLYELTQRGAQVAARAAAERAAQPVTRIAPGLA